A single Rattus norvegicus strain BN/NHsdMcwi chromosome 5, GRCr8, whole genome shotgun sequence DNA region contains:
- the Rbm12b gene encoding RNA-binding protein 12B isoform X1, producing the protein MAVVIRLQGLPFIAGPVDIRHFFKGLTIPDGGVHVIGGKAGEAFIIFATDEDARRAISRSGGFIKDSSVELFLSSKVEMQKTIDMKRSARVGRGRPGPEASGVGNMYHFIDALKEEERYSGYGSAVNPDAGFHINGTGLDLRPRKTRPLKAENPYLFLRGLPYLVNEDDVRVFFSGLCVDGVILLKHHDGRNNGDAIVKFASCVDASGGLKCHRSFMGSRFIEVMQGSEQQWIEFGGTASKGGDTLHKRSEEHSPSRRLNDRYFWKRSRSKSPRTRSRSPLGFYVHLRNLSLHTNKRDLRYLFRDTDLSNDQIKFLYKDDRRTRYAFVMFKNQKDYNTALGLHKTVLQYRPVLIDPISRKEMVKIIECYEKKRPESLEEERPGRVSQKYSEEGFPGSGQKLCIYIRNLPFDVTKGEVQKFFADFSLVEDDIYLLSDDKGIGLGEALVRFKSEEQAMKAERLNRQRFLGTEVLLRLISEEQMQEFGVNFSWMSNEKTQACSRSHDGDDCSCLFDLKDPLATGQSFGQSESIRYQPKDFRKMGHFKHPRGYFQQSDRHSPEDFRHSPEDFGHPREEHSRRSREEDWRRPLEDWKWPLEDDFRQSREKDCRQLPEKDFRCPWEEDFRRPSQEHFRRSYQEHIRQPPHEHFRYSREEDSRHVADEDFRYPADEDFRTSQEDLRCPTDEDFRQVCLEDHREVPEGDLRRSDKFRLPGEDFWTSSDFRGHHPFVNFGHLEGGKFDFGKYNIGSFSEAKVTSDLNLSCRSGGIIPVKISNLPFKANSNEILDFFHGYKVIPGSVSLQYNEQGLPIGEAIVAMTNYNEALAAVKDLSGRPVGPRKVKLSLL; encoded by the coding sequence ATGGCTGTAGTCATCCGTTTACAGGGGCTTCCTTTTATTGCGGGTCCTGTGGACATCCGTCACTTCTTCAAGGGATTGACTATTCCTGATGGAGGAGTGCATGTGATTGGAGGGAAAGCTGGGGaggcttttataatttttgccACGGATGAAGACGCAAGACGTGCCATAAGTCGCTCAGGAGGGTTTATCAAGGATTCGTCTGTAGAGCTTTTTCTGAGTAGCAAGGTAGAAATGCAGAAGACCATAGACATGAAAAGAAGTGCTCGTGTAGGAAGAGGGCGACCAGGACCTGAGGCCTCAGGGGTTGGCAACATGTATCATTTTATCGATGCTCTGAAGGAAGAGGAACGTTATTCTGGATATGGCTCTGCAGTTAATCCAGATGCTGGGTTTCATATAAATGGTACAGGACTTGACTTGAGGCCAAGAAAGACCAGGCCACTGAAGGCTGAGAATCCTTACTTGTTCCTTCGAGGTTTGCCTTACTTAGTAAATGAAGATGATGTCCGTGTCTTTTTCTCTGGTTTGTGTGTAGATGGAGTAATTCTCTTAAAACACCATGATGGGCGAAATAATGGCGATGCTATAGTAAAATTTGCTTCATGTGTTGATGCTTCAGGAGGTCTTAAATGCCATAGAAGTTTCATGGGTTCCAGATTTATAGAAGTCATGCAGGGTTCAGAACAACAGTGGATTGAATTTGGTGGTACTGCAAGCAAGGGCGGTGACACCCTGCATAAGAGATCTGAAGAACATTCTCCTTCAAGGAGGTTAAATGACAGGTACTTTTGGAAACGGTCTCGTTCAAAGTCTCCCAGAACACGTTCTCGCTCTCCTCTTGGATTTTATGTTCACTTAAGAAATCTGTCCTTACATACTAACAAAAGAGATCTAAGGTATCTCTTTAGAGATACTGACCTGAGTAACGACCAGATTAAGTTTTTATATAAAGATGATCGAAGAACGCGGTATGCCTTTGTGATGTTCAAGAATCAAAAAGACTATAACACTGCCCTGGGTTTGCATAAGACTGTTTTACAATATCGTCCAGTTCTTATCGATCCAATTTCTAGAAAGGAAATGGTGAAAATCATTGAATGCTATGAAAAGAAGAGACCAGAGTCTTTGGAGGAAGAGAGGCCAGGACGTGTTTCACAAAAGTACTCTGAAGAAGGCTTCCCTGGCTCTGGTCAGAAGCTGTGCATATATATAAGAAATTTACCATTTGATGTTACAAAAGGTGAAGTGCAGAAGTTCTTTGCAGACTTTTCTCTTGTTGAGGATGACATTTATTTGCTTTCTGATGACAAGGGAATTGGTTTGGGAGAAGCACTGGTGAGATTTAAATCGGAAGAGCAGGCCATGAAAGCTGAACGTTTGAACCGGCAGAGATTCTTGGGGACAGAGGTGTTGTTAAGACTTATATCTGAGGAACAAATGCAGGAGTTTGGTGTAAATTTTTCCTGGATGTCAAATGAGAAGACACAAGCCTGCTCCCGGTCACATGATGGAGATGACTGTTCCTGTCTGTTTGACTTAAAAGATCCACTGGCAACAGGCCAGTCCTTTGGCCAGTCTGAAAGCATTCGTTATCAGCCAAAAGACTTCAGGAAAATGGGTCATTTCAAGCATCCCCGAGGGTATTTCCAGCAGTCTGACAGGCACTCTCCTGAGGACTTCAGGCACTCTCCTGAAGACTTTGGACACCCCAGGGAGGAACATAGCAGGCGCTCTAGGGAGGAAGACTGGAGACGGCCCCTTGAGGATTGGAAATGGCCACTGGAAGATGATTTTAGGCAGTCTCGTGAAAAAGATTGTAGGCAGCTACCAGAGAAGGATTTCAGATGCCCTTGGGAAGAAGACTTCCGACGGCCATCTCAGGAGCACTTCAGGCGTTCATATCAGGAGCACATTAGACAGCCACCCCATGAACATTTCAGGTATTCCCGAGAGGAAGATTCCAGGCATGTGGCAGATGAAGATTTTAGGTACCCTGCTGATGAGGACTTCAGGACCTCCCAAGAAGATTTGAGATGTCCCACTGATGAGGACTTTAGGCAGGTGTGTCTGGAAGACCACAGGGAAGTTCCTGAGGGGGATCTTAGACGTTCTGATAAGTTTAGACTTCCTGGAGAGGATTTTTGGACCTCATCTGATTTCAGAGGTCACCATCCTTTTGTGAACTTTGGTCACCTAGAAGGTGGCAAATTTGATTTTGGAAAGTATAACATAGGGAGTTTTTCAGAGGCAAAAGTTACATCTGATTTAAATTTAAGTTGTAGGTCAGGTGGAATAATTCCTGTAAAAATCTCAAATCTTCCATTCAAAGCTAATTCTAATGAAATTCTAGACTTTTTTCATGGTTATAAAGTCATACCT